The genomic stretch TGATTTGTTAACTGATGCGTACCAATAATTATATCAACAGAGCCATCGTTTACGCCATTAATTGCTTCAGTTTTTTGTTTTGCGGTTCTAAATCTATTTAAATAATCGATTCTTACAGGAAAATCTTTTAACCTTTCTGAAAACGTTTTGTAATGTTGAAAAGCTAAAATAGTTGTAGGAACTAAAATTGCAACTTGTTTGCCATTATCTACAGCTTTAAAAGCTGCTCTTACTGCAACTTCTGTTTTACCAAAACCAACATCACCACAAACCAATCTATCCATTGGTTGTTCCTTCTCCATATCATTTTTTACATCTTGTGTTGCTGTAAATTGATCTGGTGTATCTTCATACATAAAACTACCTTCTAGTTCGTGTTGAATGTGCGTATCTGGACCAAAAGCAAAGCCTTTCTGTAGTTTTCTTTTTGCGTAAAGTTGTATTAAGTTAAAGGCAACGTGTTTAACCCTTGCTTTGGTTTTCTGTTTAATTTTTTTCCAAGCTCCAGAACCTAATTTGTATATTTTTGGAGCTTTACCATCTTTGCCATTAAACTTAGAAATTTTGTGTAACGAGTGAATACTAACATATAATATGTCTCTTTCACCATAAATTAGTTTAATAGCTTCTTGTTTTTTTCCTTGAACATCAATTTTTTGTAAACCACCAAATTTTCCAATTCCGTGATCCATGTGTGTCACATAATCACCAATTTCTAATTTATTTAATTCTTGAAGTGTAATTGCTTGTTTTTTTGCATAACCATTCTTTAATCTAAACTTATGGTAACGCTCAAAAATTTGATGATCTGTATAGCAGACTAACTTATTATCAACATCAACAAAACCTTGGTATAAAGGAAAAACTATGGTCTCATAATGTACTTCTTTGTCAGAATCTGCAAAAATATCATGAAAACGTTTTGCTTGCTGTTCGTTGGCGCAAAAAATATAATTGGTAAAATCTGCTTTATGATATTCTTCTAAATTATCAATTAATAAATTAAACTGTTTGTTAAATGATGGCTGCGGAATCGTGTTAAACTCAATCGCAACCTCTTCTTTATTTTGATTGCCAAAATCTACCAAAGTAAAATCTTGTAACTGATTTTTTATAAAGTTACCATCACAAAATAATTCTGATGGTTTTGCATGTTTGATTTCCTTGGATAAATCATTAAAAGCATCTTCTGCTTTAGAGAAAAACTTGTCTAAATTGCCTGATAGTAAGTTTATATTTTTTGTGAATATTGCAGTTTTTGAAGGGATGTATTTTAAAAAACTTTCTCTGTTTTCTTGCAGAGTTTTATTTTCTACATTTGGCATTATAGAAACCTTTTTAAGCTTTTCTTTCGAAAGTTGAGTTTCTACGTCAAAAGATCTAATACTATCTATTTCATCACCAAAAAATTCTATTCGATAAGGTTCATCATTAGAAAAAGAGAAAACATCTATTATACCACCTCTTACAGAGAAATCACCAGGTTCAGTAACAAAATCTACGCGCTTAAACTTATATTCAAACAAAACTTCATTTACAAAATCTAAAGATAAGTTTTCGCCAATAGTTACTTTTAATGTGTTTTTGTCTAATTCTTTTTTTGTAACTACTTTTTCGAAAAGAGCTGTAGGATATGTAACAATTACAGCAGGTTTTTTTCTAGAATTAATTCTATTTAAAACTTCAGAACGCAGTAAAACATTAGCATTATCTGTTTCTTCTATTTGATAAGGTCTTCTGTAAGAACCAGGATAAAAAAGTACGTTTTTGTCTCCTAAAAGTTGTTCTAAATCATTTAAATAATAGGCAGCTTCTTCTTTATCGTTAAAAATTAAAAGATAAGGTTTGTCTGCTTTTTTAAAAGTTTCTGATATCACAAAAGACAACGAAGAACCCACCAAATTCGATATTTGAAAATGATTTTTTTCTTGTTTTAATTGTGCTACAATCTGCGATACACTCGCAGATGTTTGAAATTGATTTACAATATTCTGCTTGCTCAAAGTAAAAGTTTTTGCAAATGTAGTGCGTATATTAATAAAAACCCATTATCTATTTTGTTTTCTTAAACTTTGCGATATATTTGTTAATAATGATGTGTAAATTATACTAACTACCTCAAATCATGAAAAATATAACAGCAATTATAGTTTTATTGTTTGTACACACAATTAGCATAAATGCTCAGACAGAAAAACAACCTTGGACTGCAGGGGTAAGTTTTGCAGGTGCAAAATATTCTTTTGACGCAGGTAAAGTTGTTGGCGGGCAATTGGCTTATCAATCACCACGGTTTAATGTTTCTAAATATCTTTATAAAGGTTTAATTGCTGATGCAGCTGTTGCAACTGCTGTTGGAGATAACCAAAGTTATACAACTTTTGATGCTTCTTTAAGATACGATTTTGGTACTTCTCACGATAAAGTTGTACCCTATATTTTAGTAGGAGGAAGTTTTATAAGTGCAATAAGAACGACACCAACAGCAAATTTTGGTGCGGGTTCTACATTTTGGTTTAATCAGAAATATGGTTTAAACTTTCAATTAATGTATAAATTTTCTGAATCTAAATTCGAAAGTCAAAAATCTCATTTATATCCATCGGTTGGTTTGGTGTATAGTTTTGGATATAGATCATTAAACCCAAGAATTTGGAATGATTAAAGCAGTTTTTCTAAAACTTTTCTGAATTTTTTAGAGTTATAAAAGCCAACTAATTGCGCATCAATTTCTAAATTTGAGTTTAAAATAGTGGTTGTTGGATATGCAATTTTTTTATGATTCGTTGCAAGCGCTTTCGTAAGTTCATGAACGCCGGTATTAGATCCAGAAGGTAAATATTTAAAAATGTTACCTAAAAAACGTATGTCTTTTTTCTCTTCTCCGTTTAGTTTAATAAAATAGAAATGTTTGTTTAGTAGCGCAATAACGTTGCTATTATTAAAAGTAGTTTGTTTCATTCCGAAGCAAATTTTGCACCAATCTGTATAATTAAATACGACAATTGGCTTTGGTGTCTGCTTCATTTTTTTTTCAACTTCTTTAAAAGTATAAGTTTTTAATAGTAGTCCTTTCTTTTGAGCAAAGCTAGAAATACATCCGAAGAAAACTAAAAGGATAAAATATTTTTTCATTGTTTTAAAAGAGTGTATATCGAACGCCTAAAAATAATCTTATGCCTTGATTTGAAGCATAAACATAACTTGGGTCGAATGCTAATTCTGGATTTTGTTCTGTGTCTATTCCTTTATCAAAAGGATTGCTAGCATTGTTAATACTGTTTGCTGCTGGTGTAAAATTTAATATATTTTTAATGCCTCCGTAAGTTTCCCAATTAGACGAAAACTTTTTTGTTAGCTGAATATTTTGAATACTAAACCAAGGTGAATTGGCATCTCTTGTGTCATTTTCTCCTAACAAAGGCAATCGCATTAGCCCGTAAACATTGCCTGTATAATCTAATGTGTAGTTGTTGTTAAATCGATAAGAAATAGACCAAACACCACTAAAAGATTCTGTTAATAATTGTCTTTTTTTAATGTTGTTTTCGGTAATAGAAACATCCATAAGTGTTGCACCGGCATTAATTGTTAGACCGTTTGTAAACGTAAAATCTGTATTTAAAGAAATTCCTTTAGAAACCGAATGACCTTCTAGATTTGCATAGATAATTTTATTAGGATCAGTTTCGTAATCAGGTAAAATTCTATTGTTAAAATAAGTATAAAAAGCACTTGCATCTAACGTTATAAACGCATTTTCTGTATTTATTTTTTTCACAAAATTTATGTTTGCGTTCCAAGAAGTCTCAGGGTTTAATTCTCCGTCGAATTCTACTTCTCTCGCGCCAGTTAAAGCCGCATGATCTTCTGTAAAAACATTGGCAACTCTAAATCCGTTACCAACACTTGCTCTAAAAATGTTAGAATTATCTTTAGAATTCCATTTGTAATTTACTCTTGGCGATACAATGTTTCCGTGTAAACTATTATAATCCCATCTTGCACCCAATAATAATTTATTTTGAGAATTTAAAGAGACTTCATCTTGAACAAAAGCACCAGGTAAATGCGTAACAGACGGTTTGTTGGTAACACCATCTGTTTCTAAAGTTGCAAAAGTATTGTCTTCGTAATACGTGTATCTGTAAGCTAAACCAAATAAGAAATCGTGTTTTTTTGCAATTTTTTTATTGTAGATAAATTGTCCGAAACCTATTAATTGTTCTGCATTGTAACTGTCTGTGCCGTAAAAAGAATTCTGATAATGCCCATTTGCACTAAATTGAAAACTGATATCTTCGGATGTTGGTAGTTGATAAGTACCAAAAGTTTCCCATCTATTCGTGTAAATACTTTCGCCGTATTTAACATCTGTACCTCTAAATTCTTTTTCCCAATCTAATTCTCCTCCCCAACGATCTTCATATACAAATCGACCAGCAATTGTAAAGAGTTTTTCGCTTTCTCTTTCGATATTAATTTTGTTGAAAACAGAAATTCTATTTTGAAGTGTTAAATCTGTAAAACCATCGTTGTTGTTATCAATTCTATTTTGGTAGTTAAAGTAGTTTACACCTAAAAGACCGGTTGTTTTCTCAGAAATATTATATTTTACACCAATGTCTGTATTAATTTCTCCCCAAGAACTTCCTAATACATCAGTAGAAATAACAGGTGCATTGGATGTTTTTTTTGTGATTATATTTATGATTCCTCCAACGGCTTCAGAACCATATAATGTAGATGCAGGACCTTTAACAACTTCTACTCGTTCTATTAAAGCTTGCGGAATTCCGGTTAAACCATAAACAGTCGAAAGTCCACTAACAATTGGCATTCCATCAATTAACACAAATGTATAAGGTCCCTCTAAACCATTTATGTGAATATCACCAGTATTGCAAACATTACAATTTAATTGAGGTCTTACACCGTTAACATTTTGAAGTGATTCGAAAATAGAAGGCGTAGGATTTTTTTTAAAAAAAGTTTTGCTGTAGACTTCTACAGGAACAGGACTGTTAGATTTTGTTACAGGTCTTAAAGTTCCAGAAACTACAATTTCATCTAAATCATTGTTCTCGTTTAAGTCGAAATTTTTAATAATTGTAGATGCGTTTTTTACATTTATTTTTGCAGATTTTGATTTAAAACCGATACTACTTGCTACTATTGTATAGATTCCATTTTCGATATTTTGTAATTCGAAAAAGCCGTTTTCATTAGAAGACGTTCCGATTTTTGTATTTTTTAAATATACATTTACATAAGGTAATGGCTTTCCGTTAGACGTAATTTTACCTTTAATAGAATTTAATTGTGCATTAGTAGTAAAAACACCTAAAATAAATAACAAGTAAAAATTTGCAAATATTTTCATTATTGTAAATATATTTTTTTACAAATATAACTTAATTTTTAGACTTGTCTAAAAATATATTTTGATAAAAATAAAAAGTATATATTTGTTGTCTAAATAAAAATGAATGTTTACCCTTTCTGAAGAAAATTATTTAAAAGCAATATATCATTTAGAATTAGATGCTAATAAAGGTATTAGTACAAATGCTATTGCAGAAAAATTAGCTACAAAAGCTTCTTCTGTTACAGACATGGTTAAAAAACTATCTGAAAAAGAAGTTGTTATCTATAAGAAGTACAAAGGGGTTACATTAACCGAGCTAGGAAAAACAATTGCAGCAAATGTTGTTAGAAAGCATAGGTTGTGGGAGGTTTTTTTAGTGGAAAAATTAAACTTTTCTTGGGATGAGGTGCATGATGTTGCAGAACAATTAGAGCATATAAAATCGGCTAAATTAATTGATCAATTAGATAGTTTTTTAGGTTTTCCTACACACGATCCTCACGGAGATCCTATACCAGATAAAGATGGTAATTTAAAAACGATAGAGAAAAGTTTATTAGCTACGTTATCTAAAAATGAAAGTGGTATTTGTGTTGGGGTTGATGATTCTTCATCAGAGTTTTTACAGTTTTTAGATAAAAAAGGAATAACATTGGGTAAGAAAATTACCATTATAGATAAAGAAGATTTCGATAATTCATTATCTATATTAATAGAAGATAAAAAACTAAATATTTCTAATAAAATAGCAAACAATTTATACATTAAAAAAGCATGAGTACATTTGATCAATTAGTTAATTTTGGAAAAGAACATCCAATTTTAGCAGCGCTTTACGCATCATTATTTACTTGGGGTTTAACTGCTGCAGGCGCCGCGTTAGTTTTCTTTTTTAAGAAAGCAAATAGGGCGGTTTTAGATGGTATGTTAGGTTTTACTGGTGGTGTTATGGTTGCGGCAAGTTTTTGGAGTTTGTTAGCGCCGGCTATAGAAAACAGTCCTGGAGAAGGTTTTGTAAAAGTTTTACCTGCGGCAGTTGGTTTTGGTTTAGGAGCTTTGTCTTTATTTGGTATGGATAAAATTTTACCACATTTACACATAAATTTTAAAGAAAGTGAAGCAGAAGGTGTAAAAACAGAATGGCATAAAACTACTTTATTGGTCT from Polaribacter marinaquae encodes the following:
- the mfd gene encoding transcription-repair coupling factor; this encodes MSKQNIVNQFQTSASVSQIVAQLKQEKNHFQISNLVGSSLSFVISETFKKADKPYLLIFNDKEEAAYYLNDLEQLLGDKNVLFYPGSYRRPYQIEETDNANVLLRSEVLNRINSRKKPAVIVTYPTALFEKVVTKKELDKNTLKVTIGENLSLDFVNEVLFEYKFKRVDFVTEPGDFSVRGGIIDVFSFSNDEPYRIEFFGDEIDSIRSFDVETQLSKEKLKKVSIMPNVENKTLQENRESFLKYIPSKTAIFTKNINLLSGNLDKFFSKAEDAFNDLSKEIKHAKPSELFCDGNFIKNQLQDFTLVDFGNQNKEEVAIEFNTIPQPSFNKQFNLLIDNLEEYHKADFTNYIFCANEQQAKRFHDIFADSDKEVHYETIVFPLYQGFVDVDNKLVCYTDHQIFERYHKFRLKNGYAKKQAITLQELNKLEIGDYVTHMDHGIGKFGGLQKIDVQGKKQEAIKLIYGERDILYVSIHSLHKISKFNGKDGKAPKIYKLGSGAWKKIKQKTKARVKHVAFNLIQLYAKRKLQKGFAFGPDTHIQHELEGSFMYEDTPDQFTATQDVKNDMEKEQPMDRLVCGDVGFGKTEVAVRAAFKAVDNGKQVAILVPTTILAFQHYKTFSERLKDFPVRIDYLNRFRTAKQKTEAINGVNDGSVDIIIGTHQLTNQRIKFKNLGLLIIDEEQKFGVAVKDKLKTLKENVDTLTLTATPIPRTLQFSLMAARDLSVIKTPPPNRHPIESNVIRFGEETIRDAISYEVSRGGQVFFIHNRIENIKEVAGLLQRLVPSAKIAVGHGQMEGKKLEQLMLGFMAGDFDVLVSTTIIESGLDVPNANTIFINNANNFGLSDLHQMRGRVGRSNKKAFCYFITPPYHMMTDDARKRIEALVLFSDLGSGINIAMKDLEIRGAGDLLGGEQSGFINDIGFDTYQKILQEAIEELKENEFKELYPTDNSKPKEYVKEVAIDTDFEILFPDDYINSITERLALYNKLGNLETEEELQVFESEIIDRFGEIPTQVEDLLDSVRIKWLAKELGLEKIILKQKRMIGYFVSNQQSDFYQTDAFSRMLKYVQQNSKSCVMKEKETKNGLRLLITFIRIDTVKTALNILQKI
- a CDS encoding thioredoxin family protein, translating into MKKYFILLVFFGCISSFAQKKGLLLKTYTFKEVEKKMKQTPKPIVVFNYTDWCKICFGMKQTTFNNSNVIALLNKHFYFIKLNGEEKKDIRFLGNIFKYLPSGSNTGVHELTKALATNHKKIAYPTTTILNSNLEIDAQLVGFYNSKKFRKVLEKLL
- a CDS encoding TonB-dependent receptor, with the protein product MKIFANFYLLFILGVFTTNAQLNSIKGKITSNGKPLPYVNVYLKNTKIGTSSNENGFFELQNIENGIYTIVASSIGFKSKSAKINVKNASTIIKNFDLNENNDLDEIVVSGTLRPVTKSNSPVPVEVYSKTFFKKNPTPSIFESLQNVNGVRPQLNCNVCNTGDIHINGLEGPYTFVLIDGMPIVSGLSTVYGLTGIPQALIERVEVVKGPASTLYGSEAVGGIINIITKKTSNAPVISTDVLGSSWGEINTDIGVKYNISEKTTGLLGVNYFNYQNRIDNNNDGFTDLTLQNRISVFNKINIERESEKLFTIAGRFVYEDRWGGELDWEKEFRGTDVKYGESIYTNRWETFGTYQLPTSEDISFQFSANGHYQNSFYGTDSYNAEQLIGFGQFIYNKKIAKKHDFLFGLAYRYTYYEDNTFATLETDGVTNKPSVTHLPGAFVQDEVSLNSQNKLLLGARWDYNSLHGNIVSPRVNYKWNSKDNSNIFRASVGNGFRVANVFTEDHAALTGAREVEFDGELNPETSWNANINFVKKINTENAFITLDASAFYTYFNNRILPDYETDPNKIIYANLEGHSVSKGISLNTDFTFTNGLTINAGATLMDVSITENNIKKRQLLTESFSGVWSISYRFNNNYTLDYTGNVYGLMRLPLLGENDTRDANSPWFSIQNIQLTKKFSSNWETYGGIKNILNFTPAANSINNASNPFDKGIDTEQNPELAFDPSYVYASNQGIRLFLGVRYTLF
- a CDS encoding metal-dependent transcriptional regulator; amino-acid sequence: MFTLSEENYLKAIYHLELDANKGISTNAIAEKLATKASSVTDMVKKLSEKEVVIYKKYKGVTLTELGKTIAANVVRKHRLWEVFLVEKLNFSWDEVHDVAEQLEHIKSAKLIDQLDSFLGFPTHDPHGDPIPDKDGNLKTIEKSLLATLSKNESGICVGVDDSSSEFLQFLDKKGITLGKKITIIDKEDFDNSLSILIEDKKLNISNKIANNLYIKKA